From a single Hymenobacter sp. YIM 151500-1 genomic region:
- a CDS encoding OmpA family protein, with product MPRFLRFFSVLLVVFLLPHLALRAQQKKGTAAGKLSVRTVRPRADGTPTFPNVNRLAYYHNKKALREIQRAEKRKNWTAARNLLGTYVGQFGIENFYRDTNLLWRLGQLWEKAGNADQAKVYYRLALKHRRQDLKKVQLYYDSLEQKDADLYVPLKVYYDLVEYRKNIASFRPPKGVYTSMGDAVNSPAEDYGPTLNADANQLIFSSKRKMRGIHGVVDEDLYLSRRENELWTDAEPLPKPINSPYNEGSACISKDGKTLFFARCECPTCHGNCDLYVSTFKDGQWTMPKSLGAGVNSGAWDSQPTLSPGEDTLYFASDRLGGFGLSDIWFTVKQKNGQWGRAQNLGPTVNTRESEVSPFYHPLYHVLYFSSRGQLLNFGDFDIYKTYRTRGRWQEPINIGPLVNGKGSEYYFTIDGDSKSLYYARSEEKEMKNLDLYSFPLPMEAQPLAVTHVEGALIDSVSQKPLNGIVSIIDTDNGIEVASKYLRDDGTFDFDLIEGSHYVMLIQSPDFFSVEKKFALKADTVMKLMTNSIDYKLPLIFKNIEFDQDKAAIRPSMHPVLDRIAVFMVDHPTFRLSISGHTDTKGDPDFNMTLSQDRAEAIRRYIEQKGKLKPNRIESMGYGSTQRLKDIEATEEDARTNRRVEFRLIKPEDDKKPDAGAGSGW from the coding sequence ATGCCGCGTTTTCTCCGCTTTTTTTCTGTTCTTCTGGTAGTTTTCCTGCTGCCGCACCTGGCGTTGCGCGCCCAGCAAAAGAAAGGCACGGCGGCCGGCAAGCTGAGCGTGCGCACCGTGCGCCCCCGCGCCGACGGCACGCCCACTTTCCCGAACGTGAACCGCCTGGCCTATTACCACAATAAAAAAGCCCTGCGCGAGATACAGCGGGCCGAAAAGCGCAAAAACTGGACGGCGGCCCGCAACCTGCTCGGCACTTACGTGGGGCAGTTCGGCATCGAGAATTTCTACCGCGACACCAACCTGCTCTGGCGCCTGGGCCAGCTCTGGGAAAAGGCCGGCAACGCCGACCAGGCCAAGGTATACTACCGCCTGGCCCTGAAACACCGCCGCCAGGACCTTAAAAAAGTACAGCTCTACTACGACTCCCTGGAGCAAAAAGACGCCGACCTATACGTGCCCCTCAAGGTGTACTACGACCTGGTGGAGTACCGCAAGAACATAGCCTCATTTCGGCCGCCCAAGGGCGTGTACACCAGCATGGGCGACGCCGTAAACTCTCCGGCTGAGGACTACGGCCCCACGCTCAACGCCGACGCCAACCAGCTGATCTTCTCCTCCAAGCGCAAGATGCGCGGCATTCACGGCGTGGTGGATGAGGACCTGTACCTGTCAAGGCGGGAGAATGAGCTGTGGACTGATGCCGAGCCCCTGCCCAAGCCCATCAACTCGCCCTATAACGAAGGCTCGGCCTGCATCAGCAAGGATGGCAAGACGCTGTTCTTTGCCCGCTGCGAGTGTCCCACCTGCCACGGCAACTGCGACCTATACGTGTCCACGTTCAAGGACGGGCAGTGGACTATGCCCAAGAGCCTGGGCGCGGGCGTGAACTCCGGAGCCTGGGACTCGCAGCCCACCTTGTCGCCGGGCGAGGACACGCTGTACTTTGCCTCCGACCGGCTCGGGGGCTTCGGGCTGTCCGACATCTGGTTTACGGTAAAGCAGAAGAACGGGCAGTGGGGCCGCGCCCAGAACCTGGGCCCTACCGTAAACACCCGTGAGAGTGAGGTTAGCCCCTTCTACCACCCGCTCTACCACGTGCTCTACTTCAGCTCCCGCGGGCAGCTGCTCAACTTCGGCGACTTCGACATCTACAAAACCTACCGCACGCGGGGCCGCTGGCAGGAGCCCATCAATATCGGGCCGCTGGTGAATGGCAAGGGCTCGGAGTACTATTTCACCATCGACGGTGACTCCAAGAGCCTGTACTACGCCCGCTCGGAGGAAAAGGAAATGAAAAACCTGGACCTCTACTCTTTCCCGCTGCCCATGGAGGCCCAGCCCCTGGCCGTCACCCACGTGGAAGGTGCCCTGATTGACTCGGTGAGCCAGAAGCCGCTGAACGGCATTGTGAGCATCATCGACACCGACAACGGCATTGAGGTAGCCAGCAAGTACCTGCGCGACGACGGTACCTTCGACTTCGACCTGATTGAAGGCTCGCACTACGTGATGCTGATTCAGAGCCCCGACTTTTTCAGCGTGGAGAAGAAGTTTGCGCTGAAAGCCGACACGGTGATGAAGCTGATGACTAACTCGATAGACTACAAGCTGCCGCTCATTTTTAAGAATATCGAGTTCGACCAGGACAAGGCCGCCATCCGGCCCAGCATGCACCCGGTGCTGGACCGCATTGCCGTGTTCATGGTCGACCATCCCACGTTCCGCCTCAGCATCTCGGGCCACACCGACACCAAGGGCGACCCGGATTTCAACATGACCCTCTCGCAGGACCGGGCCGAGGCTATCCGGCGCTACATCGAGCAGAAAGGCAAGCTCAAGCCCAACCGCATCGAAAGCATGGGCTACGGCAGCACCCAGCGCCTCAAGGACATTGAAGCCACCGAAGAAGACGCCCGCACCAACCGCCGCGTAGAGTTCCGGCTGATTAAGCCCGAAGACGATAAGAAGCCGGACGCGGGGGCGGGCAGTGGGTGGTAG